From Dehalococcoidia bacterium, one genomic window encodes:
- a CDS encoding LLM class flavin-dependent oxidoreductase, whose amino-acid sequence MELGIILHMDFGPEVSPHQAWEDVEAQVRLAKEAGFDWVWTATEIGWRRFDALSSVVAVAALRTGLGVGSAVIILPLYNPVHVAQTFALVDILTGGQCVLGVGQGWREEEFAAAGVDFRRRFSRYVEGVQVIRRLWRDEEAHFHGRHFRLEGVSLYPRPLRPGGPPIWVGVHSPKAIRRVALLGDGWIAGSFTDIHVLQRQVSALREALAEAGRTDYQVALMREAFVARSFQDAQRAVEPYLRDKFQEYQQRVGAMPFDLSQPFSQLARGRFVMGSPEECVDQILTFLEVTGAHHFYVRMRYRGMPLEAVRDSMMLLGREVWPKVKAARS is encoded by the coding sequence ATGGAGCTGGGCATCATACTACATATGGACTTTGGGCCGGAGGTTTCCCCACATCAGGCATGGGAAGATGTGGAGGCCCAAGTGCGCCTGGCTAAGGAGGCGGGGTTCGACTGGGTGTGGACGGCCACCGAGATCGGGTGGAGAAGGTTCGACGCCCTCTCTTCTGTGGTGGCTGTGGCCGCCTTGAGGACGGGTCTAGGGGTGGGCTCGGCCGTCATCATCCTCCCCCTTTACAACCCCGTGCATGTGGCCCAGACCTTTGCCTTGGTGGATATCCTCACTGGCGGGCAGTGTGTCCTGGGGGTGGGACAGGGGTGGCGGGAGGAGGAGTTCGCCGCTGCCGGAGTGGACTTCCGCCGCCGCTTCTCCCGTTATGTGGAGGGGGTACAGGTCATAAGGAGGCTGTGGCGGGATGAGGAAGCCCATTTCCATGGCCGTCATTTCCGCCTGGAGGGCGTCTCCCTCTACCCCAGGCCCTTGCGCCCTGGTGGCCCGCCCATCTGGGTGGGGGTCCACTCCCCCAAGGCCATAAGGCGAGTGGCCCTTCTCGGGGACGGATGGATAGCCGGCTCTTTCACCGACATACACGTCCTGCAGAGGCAGGTATCGGCCCTGCGGGAGGCCTTGGCTGAGGCGGGCCGCACCGATTACCAAGTGGCCCTCATGCGAGAGGCGTTCGTGGCCCGCAGCTTCCAAGACGCCCAACGAGCGGTGGAGCCCTACCTGCGGGACAAGTTCCAGGAATATCAGCAGCGGGTGGGGGCCATGCCCTTCGACCTCTCCCAGCCCTTCAGCCAGCTGGCCCGCGGCCGCTTCGTCATGGGGAGCCCGGAGGAGTGCGTGGACCAGATCCTCACCTTTCTAGAGGTAACGGGGGCCCACCACTTCTACGTTCGCATGCGCTATCGGGGCATGCCCCTGGAGGCGGTGCGGGACTCCATGATGCTGCTGGGCCGGGAGGTGTGGCCCAAGGTAAAGGCCGCCCGCTCTTAG
- a CDS encoding thioesterase family protein produces the protein MRYRVRIGWGDIDFARVIFWPRYFEYVEHAIGEWMLARGIRWQEFVAERQLGMPAVHVETRYYRPCRLQDLVEIELAIKDLTKKGCRFVFHIWHVDTGILLASGQVTRRFIDNGAFRGIELPDDLYERFLELARETAQVPDFPHPAAPTSSRSRSDPLASPEDHQRG, from the coding sequence ATGAGATATCGGGTGCGCATCGGCTGGGGTGACATCGACTTCGCCCGTGTTATCTTCTGGCCCAGGTACTTCGAGTATGTGGAGCACGCCATCGGAGAGTGGATGCTGGCCAGGGGGATCCGTTGGCAAGAGTTTGTAGCGGAGCGCCAGCTGGGGATGCCTGCGGTTCATGTGGAGACCCGTTACTACCGCCCCTGCCGCTTGCAAGACCTGGTGGAGATAGAGCTGGCCATTAAAGACCTCACCAAGAAGGGATGCCGCTTCGTGTTCCACATCTGGCACGTAGATACGGGGATCCTCCTTGCCAGCGGGCAGGTGACCCGCCGCTTCATCGATAATGGGGCCTTTAGGGGCATCGAGCTGCCCGATGACCTCTACGAGAGGTTCCTAGAGTTGGCCCGGGAGACGGCGCAGGTGCCCGATTTCCCCCATCCCGCGGCCCCCACCTCATCCCGCAGTAGGTCGGATCCCTTGGCGAGTCCCGAGGATCATCAGAGGGGGTAA
- a CDS encoding acyl-CoA dehydrogenase family protein: MDFRFTAEEERFREEVRQFLDRELPPGWDEEFDMETEAGVDALWEFARQLQRKLGQRRWLALAWPPEHGGLGAPIMHQVIFNEEMGRRRAPLLGLNMGVYWVGPAIMLYGSPWQKERFLPKIASGEEVWCTLYSEPGAGSDLASLQTRAVLEGDEWVINGQKIWSSMAHRADWGYLAARTDPDAPKHKGISTFLVPMKAPGIIIRPLINMAGHHGFNQVFFENVRIPKDYLVGEVNRGWYQVAVTLDFERSSISGVARSEGYYEAILGLVREERHLLSATGREAARLRLAEVGIEIEVGRYLSYRVASLQQQGRVPNYEASIAKLYASELAQRLARVGMDVLGLYGQLQPKSRWAKLRGRVERYYLTSVAETIGGGTSEIQRNVIAVRGLGLPRG, encoded by the coding sequence ATGGACTTTCGCTTCACGGCTGAGGAGGAACGGTTCCGCGAGGAGGTGCGGCAGTTCCTGGACCGAGAGCTTCCCCCCGGCTGGGACGAGGAGTTTGATATGGAGACGGAGGCCGGGGTGGATGCCCTGTGGGAGTTTGCACGTCAGCTCCAGCGCAAGCTGGGGCAGCGGCGCTGGCTGGCCCTGGCCTGGCCTCCCGAGCACGGCGGCCTGGGGGCCCCCATCATGCACCAGGTCATCTTTAATGAGGAGATGGGGCGGAGGCGGGCACCCCTCCTGGGCCTCAACATGGGCGTCTACTGGGTGGGCCCTGCCATCATGCTTTATGGCTCCCCCTGGCAAAAGGAGCGCTTCCTGCCCAAGATCGCCTCCGGCGAGGAGGTGTGGTGCACCCTATACTCCGAGCCAGGAGCCGGCTCCGACCTGGCTAGCCTCCAGACCCGTGCCGTCCTGGAGGGAGACGAGTGGGTCATAAATGGCCAGAAGATATGGTCCTCTATGGCCCACCGGGCCGACTGGGGCTACCTGGCGGCCCGCACCGACCCCGACGCACCCAAGCACAAGGGCATCAGCACCTTCTTGGTGCCCATGAAGGCCCCGGGCATCATCATCCGCCCCCTCATCAACATGGCCGGCCACCACGGCTTCAACCAGGTGTTCTTTGAGAATGTGCGCATCCCCAAGGACTACCTGGTGGGGGAGGTGAACCGGGGCTGGTACCAGGTGGCGGTGACCCTAGACTTCGAGCGCTCCTCCATATCAGGGGTGGCCCGCTCCGAGGGCTACTATGAGGCTATCCTAGGGCTGGTGCGGGAGGAGCGCCACCTCCTTTCGGCGACGGGTCGGGAGGCGGCGCGTCTCCGTCTGGCGGAGGTAGGCATCGAAATCGAGGTGGGACGCTACCTGTCCTACCGGGTGGCCTCCCTACAACAGCAGGGGAGGGTACCCAACTACGAGGCCTCCATCGCCAAGCTCTATGCCTCGGAGCTGGCCCAAAGGCTAGCCCGCGTGGGGATGGATGTCCTGGGTCTATATGGGCAGCTGCAGCCCAAGAGCAGGTGGGCCAAGCTGCGGGGGCGTGTGGAGCGCTATTACCTCACCAGCGTGGCGGAGACCATCGGCGGAGGCACATCGGAGATTCAGCGCAACGTCATAGCCGTGCGCGGGCTGGGCCTGCCCCGAGGCTGA
- a CDS encoding acyl-CoA dehydratase activase — MVWVAGIDVGASYTKVVIADDEGHVASRAMVRTGFRLDEAAYEAFSLALEEAGLQREDVSYIVSTGNGRAQVSFRDAHCTDLTACAYGAWFFYPETRTVLDVGGQSMKAIKLSEDGRVLGFRLNDKCAAGTGAFLEKTAYYMGYDIQELGELATTSTNPVTISSVCAVFAEAEVINHVTAGVAPADIMQGAILSLVDRSIQLLKRVGLVPQVTVSGGIMRFTSMRKVLEEKLGLQVNFLPDGAVQFTTALGAAMLGHRRLQRLGLGARRLAS; from the coding sequence ATGGTATGGGTAGCAGGCATCGATGTTGGCGCCTCCTATACCAAGGTGGTCATCGCTGACGATGAGGGCCACGTCGCAAGCAGGGCCATGGTACGCACGGGCTTTCGCCTGGACGAGGCGGCCTATGAGGCCTTCTCCCTGGCCCTTGAGGAGGCTGGTCTACAGAGGGAGGACGTCTCTTACATCGTTTCCACAGGTAATGGCCGGGCTCAGGTCTCCTTCCGGGACGCACATTGTACCGACCTAACGGCTTGCGCCTATGGGGCCTGGTTCTTCTACCCCGAGACGCGAACTGTCCTGGATGTGGGAGGTCAGAGCATGAAGGCCATCAAGCTCAGCGAGGATGGACGGGTGCTGGGCTTTCGGCTGAACGACAAGTGTGCCGCCGGGACGGGTGCTTTCCTGGAGAAGACAGCCTACTACATGGGATACGATATCCAAGAGCTAGGGGAGCTCGCTACGACGTCTACCAATCCGGTCACTATCTCCAGTGTGTGCGCCGTCTTCGCTGAGGCAGAGGTGATAAACCACGTTACCGCAGGCGTGGCCCCGGCTGACATCATGCAAGGCGCCATCCTCTCCTTGGTGGATCGATCCATTCAGCTGCTGAAGCGCGTTGGGCTTGTACCCCAAGTGACCGTATCTGGGGGGATCATGCGCTTCACAAGCATGCGCAAGGTCTTGGAAGAGAAGTTGGGCTTACAGGTGAATTTTTTGCCCGACGGTGCCGTGCAGTTCACCACCGCCCTGGGAGCTGCCATGTTGGGCCATCGTCGCCTTCAGCGGCTGGGACTTGGTGCGAGACGGCTGGCTAGTTGA
- a CDS encoding acyl-CoA dehydratase activase translates to MIFVAGVDVGSTQTKGVIIDEEGRIVGRALIDTGANVTMAAERVFALALQDAGLSPEQVVFTVGTGYGRYKVTFGNAQVTEISCHARGAVHLFPRTRTVLDIGGQDTKAIRVNERGDVENFTMNDKCSAGTGRFLQGAARALGIPLEELGPMALRAEKAVPISTTCTVFAESEVLSWLARGRKVEDILLGVHRSIASRSIALLRRVGIEEEVTFTGGVSRNPAMVVAVREMLGIPVNVSEESHYMGALGAALFAREFALAGARSRR, encoded by the coding sequence ATGATATTCGTGGCTGGTGTAGATGTGGGCTCCACTCAGACCAAGGGCGTCATCATCGACGAGGAAGGGCGTATCGTAGGCCGGGCCCTCATCGATACAGGGGCCAACGTGACGATGGCCGCTGAAAGGGTCTTCGCCTTGGCCTTACAAGATGCCGGCCTCTCTCCGGAGCAGGTGGTGTTCACGGTGGGAACTGGGTACGGTCGCTACAAGGTGACTTTCGGCAATGCTCAGGTCACCGAGATCTCCTGCCATGCCCGGGGGGCTGTCCATCTCTTCCCTCGCACTCGCACCGTGCTGGACATAGGTGGCCAGGATACTAAGGCCATCCGGGTCAACGAGCGGGGAGATGTGGAAAACTTCACCATGAACGACAAATGCTCGGCGGGGACAGGTCGTTTCCTGCAAGGGGCGGCTAGGGCTCTTGGCATCCCCTTGGAAGAGCTGGGGCCCATGGCCCTTCGGGCGGAGAAGGCGGTGCCGATAAGCACCACTTGTACCGTGTTCGCCGAAAGCGAGGTCCTCTCCTGGCTCGCTCGAGGCCGCAAGGTGGAGGACATCCTGTTAGGTGTCCACAGGTCCATCGCCTCCCGCTCTATTGCCCTCTTGCGACGAGTAGGCATTGAGGAAGAGGTGACCTTCACTGGTGGGGTGAGCCGCAATCCGGCCATGGTGGTGGCTGTTAGGGAGATGTTGGGGATCCCCGTTAACGTGAGCGAGGAATCTCACTACATGGGGGCTCTAGGGGCAGCCCTCTTCGCGCGTGAGTTCGCCTTGGCCGGGGCCCGGAGTAGGAGGTGA
- a CDS encoding 2-hydroxyacyl-CoA dehydratase family protein, producing the protein MGENGDIVGRSTREAAALMRHYFGELAQAREEGRPTCYVYVMGSFASLLRSFGILPVFSEVVALNTAVRKVAHEYIALAEDYGYSPDVCGYVKADVGLYFKDGDHPMGRIPRPSMAVITNACNTYIKWAEIWERFYRVPVMVLEIPDPYYPGEPYGGEPKNEALYRRYVVDQVWELIRLCEKVSGRKFDEGRLQEHLYYENEMKRYYRRLMELNKSCPAPFDALSHGTAFLGIMNVLRGTKEGAEYFRRTVEEMEYKVAHGMGALPEEKFRLFMTGVPCYPIWRRFGEMFNEKGGNFVYCTYMAFASGGSDVDYDFDVERPVESMAEGIMREVRFGLSRLLAQPQYLHKVAQDYQVDGVVFHAIKSCRTITTGLAETRLVMTHELPQVVTLYLDSDHMDRRVVAEAQMKNRIDAFFEAMAVRKLAKVQ; encoded by the coding sequence ATGGGTGAGAACGGCGACATCGTGGGCCGTAGCACCAGAGAGGCGGCGGCCCTGATGCGGCATTACTTCGGAGAGCTGGCCCAAGCGCGGGAGGAGGGAAGGCCCACCTGTTATGTATACGTTATGGGCAGCTTTGCCTCGCTGCTGCGTTCTTTCGGCATCCTACCAGTGTTCTCGGAGGTGGTAGCCCTCAATACCGCCGTGCGCAAGGTTGCCCACGAGTACATCGCCCTGGCTGAGGATTATGGGTACTCGCCCGACGTCTGTGGCTACGTTAAAGCAGACGTGGGCCTCTATTTCAAAGATGGCGACCATCCTATGGGCCGCATACCACGGCCCTCTATGGCTGTCATCACCAACGCATGCAACACCTACATCAAGTGGGCGGAAATTTGGGAGCGCTTCTATCGGGTGCCCGTCATGGTGCTCGAGATACCTGATCCATACTATCCGGGCGAGCCCTATGGTGGCGAACCGAAGAATGAAGCCCTCTACCGCCGCTATGTGGTGGACCAGGTGTGGGAGCTCATCCGATTGTGTGAGAAAGTGAGCGGGCGCAAGTTCGATGAGGGTCGTTTGCAGGAGCACCTCTATTACGAGAATGAGATGAAGCGCTACTACCGTCGCCTTATGGAGCTTAACAAGAGCTGTCCTGCCCCCTTCGACGCCCTTTCGCACGGTACGGCCTTTTTGGGCATCATGAACGTCCTGAGGGGGACCAAGGAGGGAGCCGAGTATTTCCGGCGGACAGTGGAGGAGATGGAATACAAGGTGGCCCATGGGATGGGCGCCCTGCCAGAGGAGAAGTTCCGGCTCTTCATGACCGGTGTTCCCTGCTATCCCATATGGCGGCGGTTTGGCGAGATGTTTAACGAGAAAGGGGGCAACTTTGTCTACTGCACCTATATGGCCTTCGCTTCTGGAGGCAGTGATGTGGACTATGATTTCGATGTCGAGCGGCCAGTAGAGAGCATGGCCGAAGGGATCATGCGGGAGGTACGCTTCGGCCTGAGTCGTTTATTGGCCCAACCCCAGTACCTCCACAAGGTGGCCCAGGATTATCAGGTGGATGGGGTGGTGTTCCACGCCATTAAGAGCTGCCGCACCATCACCACTGGGCTGGCGGAGACTCGCCTGGTGATGACCCATGAGCTGCCACAGGTGGTCACCTTGTATCTGGACTCGGACCATATGGATCGGCGCGTGGTAGCCGAAGCCCAGATGAAGAACCGCATCGATGCCTTCTTCGAGGCGATGGCTGTTCGCAAGTTAGCCAAGGTGCAGTGA
- a CDS encoding 2-hydroxyacyl-CoA dehydratase family protein, whose translation MTKVWSAWSGKGLEGVLQECRELLEDMSFPTVHRWREGGGKVVGHFQVYFPEELAHAVGMLPVKLRGFPIERKAADSHFGSYICSIVRSNLEVALTKRLPLDLFVSHPICDVARNLPSVWRPNFQFPCLLLRLPQNPTARLALDFLEHEYRSLLSQMEEITGKEVTDDDLRGSIEVFNENRHLLRELYRIKREHPWLLSVEEAYVLMAVGTLLPRREHNELLRYAIPLIYERKARPQDKLRVVLLGGFCEQLPLELLRIIGESCYVVDDDLLIGLRWITYDVPTQGDPVRNLAQAYLESDSFSPVQHDPRRPKEEMILRFVRQSGAEAAIIGAAKMCEPGLDEQVAYAKALDEAGIRYFVFDFEEAMTSFEQIQLQIETFVESIMFV comes from the coding sequence ATGACTAAGGTATGGAGTGCATGGAGTGGCAAGGGGTTGGAGGGTGTCCTTCAGGAGTGCCGTGAGCTGTTGGAAGACATGAGCTTCCCCACCGTGCACCGTTGGCGGGAGGGAGGGGGCAAGGTGGTGGGGCATTTCCAGGTCTATTTTCCTGAGGAGTTGGCGCATGCGGTGGGCATGCTGCCGGTGAAGCTGCGGGGATTCCCCATCGAGCGCAAGGCAGCCGATTCTCACTTTGGGTCTTATATCTGCAGCATCGTGCGCAGTAACCTAGAGGTGGCCCTGACAAAGAGGCTTCCCCTAGACCTGTTTGTCAGCCATCCCATATGCGATGTGGCCCGTAACCTGCCTTCGGTATGGCGTCCCAACTTCCAGTTCCCATGCCTCCTGTTACGCCTGCCCCAAAACCCTACCGCCCGTCTGGCCTTAGACTTCCTGGAGCACGAATATCGGAGCCTCCTATCCCAGATGGAGGAAATCACGGGTAAGGAGGTGACCGATGACGACCTCCGGGGCTCGATAGAAGTGTTCAACGAGAATCGCCACCTGCTGCGAGAGCTCTACCGCATAAAGAGGGAGCACCCCTGGCTACTATCGGTGGAGGAAGCGTACGTCCTTATGGCTGTGGGCACCCTCCTCCCGCGCCGAGAGCATAACGAGTTGCTGCGATATGCTATCCCGCTTATCTACGAGCGGAAGGCCAGACCTCAGGACAAGTTGCGAGTCGTGCTGTTGGGGGGCTTTTGTGAGCAGCTCCCCCTGGAGCTGCTGCGCATCATCGGCGAGTCCTGTTACGTGGTGGACGATGACCTTCTCATCGGCCTGCGGTGGATCACCTATGATGTGCCTACCCAAGGGGACCCGGTGCGCAACCTGGCCCAGGCCTACCTGGAGAGCGACTCCTTCAGCCCAGTCCAACACGACCCCCGGCGCCCTAAGGAGGAGATGATACTACGCTTCGTCCGCCAGAGCGGAGCAGAGGCGGCCATCATCGGAGCGGCTAAGATGTGTGAGCCCGGCCTGGACGAGCAAGTGGCCTACGCAAAGGCCTTGGATGAAGCGGGCATCCGATACTTTGTCTTCGATTTTGAGGAGGCGATGACAAGCTTCGAGCAGATTCAATTACAGATAGAGACGTTTGTGGAGAGCATTATGTTCGTGTAG
- a CDS encoding ABC transporter substrate-binding protein yields the protein MVVKAKAKEVGSMIRARRVSRVIWIMVAILMGVLSACGEEAGPSVTPQATAPRGEPYKVGYMADVTGPGANTWAPTLEGFRLYVQYINARGGINGHPIQLVSADNRSDASLAAAQAKKFIESDRVHIILQSSASVTQQPVIEQAQSAGLPFVIVEVGCTPPAFPPNPQRNVFCPLLAPQYDNEAFVRFIKAQADKLGRPVKVVGVAYDVPSSRSGVEYGIRRAQELGLEVVDQIVVPVRGYDHNAIASRIISKGADWVFGWGTWEHTGGPLLEALRRQGWQGGFVAPPLSIAESEMARMKDDKMFTGRHVVMSFDDVPGMRDLKDAYQRFGATFPPDRLIWGWVAGMMAAAAFERCGWPCTPQQLTEVMQTLSVDTKGITGAPIAFTPTDHVGQPLYRFYAWDRAQGRLAIAQDWTSIR from the coding sequence ATGGTAGTCAAAGCCAAAGCTAAGGAGGTGGGCAGCATGATCAGAGCCCGTCGAGTGAGTCGAGTGATCTGGATTATGGTAGCAATCCTTATGGGCGTCCTTTCGGCCTGCGGGGAAGAGGCTGGTCCATCGGTCACCCCTCAAGCTACGGCTCCGAGGGGCGAGCCGTATAAGGTGGGCTACATGGCCGACGTAACCGGGCCCGGGGCCAACACCTGGGCCCCCACTTTGGAGGGGTTCCGCCTCTATGTGCAGTACATCAACGCGCGAGGCGGCATCAATGGCCACCCCATCCAGCTCGTGTCCGCCGATAACAGGAGCGATGCCTCCCTGGCTGCAGCCCAGGCCAAGAAGTTCATCGAGTCGGACAGGGTGCATATCATCTTGCAGAGCTCGGCTTCGGTAACGCAGCAGCCGGTCATCGAGCAGGCCCAGTCTGCGGGATTGCCCTTCGTCATCGTGGAGGTGGGCTGCACGCCTCCAGCGTTCCCGCCCAACCCGCAGCGGAACGTGTTCTGTCCCCTGCTGGCGCCGCAATACGACAACGAGGCATTCGTTCGATTCATCAAGGCTCAGGCCGACAAGCTGGGGCGGCCGGTCAAGGTCGTCGGCGTCGCATACGATGTCCCCTCCTCTCGCTCTGGCGTCGAGTACGGGATAAGGCGCGCGCAAGAGCTGGGCCTGGAAGTAGTGGACCAGATAGTTGTACCGGTACGGGGTTACGACCACAATGCCATCGCTAGCCGGATCATATCTAAGGGTGCCGACTGGGTCTTCGGCTGGGGCACTTGGGAGCACACCGGTGGGCCTCTGCTGGAGGCCTTGCGCCGGCAGGGATGGCAGGGAGGCTTCGTAGCCCCGCCGCTTTCCATAGCCGAGTCGGAGATGGCTCGCATGAAGGATGACAAGATGTTTACCGGGCGGCATGTGGTCATGAGCTTTGACGACGTGCCGGGCATGCGCGACCTCAAGGATGCCTATCAGCGCTTCGGCGCCACTTTCCCGCCCGATAGGCTTATCTGGGGGTGGGTGGCAGGCATGATGGCCGCTGCAGCCTTTGAGCGCTGCGGCTGGCCCTGCACACCGCAGCAACTCACGGAGGTGATGCAGACGCTGTCGGTGGACACAAAAGGCATAACTGGTGCCCCGATAGCCTTTACACCGACAGACCATGTAGGGCAGCCTCTCTATCGCTTCTACGCGTGGGATAGGGCGCAGGGTAGGCTGGCCATCGCCCAGGACTGGACGTCTATACGCTAA
- a CDS encoding ABC transporter ATP-binding protein produces the protein MDILEVQAVTVTFGGLVALEDVSINVAQGEILGIAGPNGSGKTTLLNVINGYYRPRRGRVLFMGRDITGLPPSQVARMGITRVFQGIELFRHGTVMDNVLVGRHPFGRANVLTAMFWLGPALEDEARQRHRAEEVLDFLEISRFRDAPVSSLPYGIQKLVGLARALAGEPKLLLLDEPASGMNRQEKEDLSRFLLRIKYELGVPMVWIEHDVQMLRDLCDRLVVLNFGQKVAEGLPEEVLVRPEVATIFIGKETITPGDGSQSQS, from the coding sequence ATGGATATTCTAGAGGTACAGGCAGTAACGGTAACATTTGGCGGCCTCGTGGCTTTGGAGGACGTGAGCATTAATGTGGCCCAGGGCGAGATCTTAGGCATCGCCGGGCCCAACGGCTCCGGCAAAACAACGCTGTTGAATGTCATAAATGGCTACTACCGCCCTCGGCGCGGGCGTGTCCTATTTATGGGTCGCGACATCACTGGCCTGCCGCCAAGCCAGGTGGCGCGCATGGGCATTACCAGGGTCTTCCAGGGGATAGAGCTTTTCCGCCACGGCACCGTAATGGACAACGTCTTGGTGGGGAGGCACCCATTCGGGAGGGCCAACGTGCTGACGGCCATGTTCTGGTTGGGGCCAGCGTTGGAAGATGAAGCTCGGCAGCGCCATAGGGCTGAAGAAGTGCTGGACTTCTTGGAGATATCGCGCTTTCGCGATGCCCCTGTCAGCTCCTTGCCCTATGGGATCCAGAAGCTGGTGGGCCTGGCCCGGGCCCTGGCCGGAGAGCCCAAGCTGTTGCTTCTCGACGAGCCCGCTTCCGGCATGAACCGACAGGAGAAGGAGGACCTTAGCCGCTTCCTGCTGCGGATCAAGTACGAGCTGGGTGTCCCGATGGTTTGGATCGAGCACGACGTGCAGATGTTGAGGGATTTGTGCGACCGCTTGGTGGTGCTGAACTTTGGGCAGAAGGTGGCGGAAGGGCTACCAGAAGAGGTGCTGGTCCGTCCTGAGGTCGCCACCATCTTCATAGGCAAAGAGACGATCACCCCCGGTGATGGTAGTCAAAGCCAAAGCTAA